The Celeribacter baekdonensis genomic interval TGGTTTTCAAATCCGAACTGCCCTGAAGCACCTTGCCGTAATAGTCCTGAACATCTGCGTGGCTCATGCTGGTCTCCCCTATTGTCGTGCGCCTAGAGTTCTTGGCTCACGGTGAAGCGCAAGTGAAAACGCCACAAATGCCAAAGCCGTGATGCCCGCCGCCCAGAGTGCGGGCGGCGAAGCGGGTCACATCGTGGTTGTCGTGGCCCCGCCATCCAGGAGGATGTTTTGGCCGACCATAAAGCCCGCAAATTGCGAACACATGAACGCGCAGGTGGCCCCGAATTCCTCCGCCGTACCGTAGCGTCCTGCGGGAATGGCCGCTTCTTTTTCCGCACGGATCTCGGCTGCGGGTTTGCCTGAGGCATCCGAGGCGGCTTTGTCCAAGGATACCGTGCGATCAGTGGCGTGCAACCCCGGCAAGAGGTTGTTCATGATGACGCCCTTGGCCGCAACTTGCCGCGATGTCCCCGCAACATAGCCGGTCAAGCCGGTGCGGGCGGCATTGGACAGGCCCAGCACCGCAATCGGTGCTTTGACGGAAACCGAGGTGATATTGACCACCCGGCCCCAGCCCCGGTCGATCATCCCCGGCACCAAGGCTTTGATCAACGCAATCGGCGTCAACATATTGGAGTCCAATGCCTTTATGAAATCCTCTCGCTCCCAATCGGTCCACATCCCCGGCGGTGGGCCGCCCGCATTGGTGACAAGAATATCGACCTCCCCTGCCGCCTTGAGCACAGCGGCACGGCCCTCCTCAGAGGTCACATCGGCAGTGACCGTGGTGACCGAAACGCCGAACTCTGTGCGGATTGCCGCGGCGGCCAATTCAAGCGCCTCGCACCCGCGCGCATTCATCACCAAATCCACCCCCGCCTCGGCCAAGGCACGAGCACAGCCCAGACCAAGCCCTTTGGAGGAAGCACAGACCAAGGCCCGCTTTCCACTGATCCCAAGATCCATCGTTATCTTCCCTTCGTGATCGTCGCATTGGTTTCGTCGCGTGTTAATTTGTTTTAGGGCTGCCCCCGCCTGATGTCACCTTTCATTGCTCTCTTAAACCGCAGTGCAGGCACGAAAGAGTGTGTTTTTCATCATGCTCAAACTCAACGCGCAACCGATTGATTTGCGGTCAACCTCTCACCAAAATGGCACGATTTTCGCCCAAATTCCCACACATTGAACCAGTCCTGACAAATTCCTGCCACTGTTTCCAAATACCTTGAACCCGTGTTGTTGAGTATTGGAGTAACGAGGATGCGGAGTCGAACAGTGTACAAACAAGGCGTTTCCAGACATACTTCTTGCTGGATGGTGTTGGACCAGAGCGGATTCGATATGGGCCTGTTACGCGGGCCAAATGTGGAGCTTTCTATCCGTAAATCTGTCAAAGACTGTGGTCGGGGGTAATGATGAACACGCAGACGAGAGGCAAGACACAAAACCACGTGGCTCCGACCGGCCCTGTGCACACGCTCCCGGTGTATCGCGCCGCCGATTTTTGCGTCACAAATGGCATCAACCTTGGCGATCCCATTGGGCATGCTGACGAAATTGAACTGGCCGATGCCTATTGCCTGAAAAAGCCTACCAAGCGCGCGCGCCTGTCCATTGTCGCGGATGAATCGGGTTTGAACATCGCCGCCAATTCCCAATTGGGTCGCACTGGCGCCGAGCTTCACCTCGATTGCGTGGCAACGTTTATGGGCGGATCAGGTGCGACCGTCGAGGCGCTGATTCTGATTGAAACCGATACAACGGGCCTGATCGAAGACACCTATCTGTTGCCCTTTGCCCCGATTGTTCCTGAAATCGAATATGTGCTGGTCAAGATCGACCGCGACAGCACTCGGGCGCGTCTGGCAGAAGTCGCCTGTGTTGCCTTTACCCGTGGCACTCGGATCACCTTGGCCAATGGGTTGCAAAAGCCGATTGAAGAGCTGGCGGTTGGAGACCGGGTTTTGACCCGCGACCACGGCCCCCAAGACGTTCGTTGGATCGGTCAACAAACCGTCCGCGCCACCGGAGCTTTCGCCCCAATCGTCATCAAACAGGGCGCGTTGAACAATGAACATGACCTGATCGTCTCACCCAACCACCGGATTTTCATCTATCAACGCCGCGACCATGCCCGCGCAGGACGAGCCGAAGTCCTTGTTAAAGCAAAGCTTTTGGTCAATGGCGTCAATGTGATCCAATCTGAAGGCGGGTTTGTGGATTATTTTCAACTGTTGTTTGACAGTCATGAAATCATCTACGCCGAAGGCATCGCCGCCGAGAGCATGTTTGTCGATGGTCATGTGCGCTCATCCTTACCCACAGACATTCAGGCCCGGATCAGCACCAGCCATGCTTTCGCTGAAACACCACGCGCGTTTGAATTGCACGATGGTATGTTGGAGCCCGCTGTTGCGGCAGATCTTTTGCGCTCTGCTTCGGCGAATTGAGTATTTAGACTGGAATGAAGACAAAAGGCGCTCCCGAATGGGGGCGTTTTTCGTTTGGGTCATGACGTTGCGCGCGGGATCACCGCTTGGCCTGATGGAGAACCGGCTCGCCAAGATTTGAGAGGCGACAGACGACATATCCCCATTGCCGCCTCGCCCCTGCCCCGCTATATCCGCAGCCATGTCAAACGCCACACACACCGCCCTTGTTTTGCCTGACGAAATTGCGCGCCGGCGCACCTTCGCCATTATTTCTCACCCGGACGCCGGTAAAACGACGTTGACGGAGAAGTTCCTGTTGTACGGGGGCGCGATCCAGATGGCCGGTCAAGTGCGGGCCAAAGGCGAAGCACGGCGGACCCGGTCGGACTTTATGCAGATGGAAAAGGACCGCGGGATTTCCGTGTCCGCCTCGGCCATGTCCTTTGATTTTGACGGTCATCGCTTCAATCTTGTTGACACGCCCGGCCACTCGGATTTTTCCGAAGACACCTATCGCACGCTGACGGCGGTGGATGCGGCTGTGATGGTGATTGATGGGGCGAAGGGTGTTGAAAGTCAGACGCGCAAGCTGTTTGAAGTCTGCCGGATGCGCGACCTGCCGATCCTGACCTTCTGTAACAAAATGGACCGTGAAAGCCGGGACACTTTTGATATTATTGATGAAATCCAAGAGAACCTGGCGATTGACGTGACCCCGGCAAGCTGGCCCATTGGTGTGGGCCGCGACTTTGTGGGCTGTTACGATGTGATCAATGATCGTCTTGAATTGATGGACCGCGCGGACCGCAACAAGATCTCGGGCAGCATCAAAATCAACGGCTTGGACGATCCGAAACTGGCCGAACATGTGCCTGCGCATCTGTTGGAACAGCTCAAAGAAGAGTTGGAAATGGCGCGCGCATTATTGCCCGCTTTTGACCGTCAGGCGTTTTTGGACGGCACCATGACACCGATTTGGTTTGGCTCCGCGATCAACTCCTTTGGCGTGCAAGAATTGATGTCCGGGATCGCCAAATTTGGCCCCGAACCTCAGGTGCAAAAGGCCAGTCCGCGCCCGATCAGCCCGGATGAGACCAAGGTCATGGGCTATGTGTTCAAGGTGCAGGCCAATATGGACCCGAAACACCGCGACCGCGTGGCTTTTGTACGCTTGGCGTCGGGACATTTCAAACGCGGTATGAAATTGACCCATGTGCGCACGAAAAAGCCGATGGCGATCTCGAACCCGGTGCTGTTTTTGGCCTCCGACCGCGAATTGGCCGAAGAAGCCTGGGCCGGCGACATCATGGGCATCCCGAACCACGGCCAATTGCGCATCGGCGACACGTTGACCGAGGGCGAAGACATCCGCGTCACCGGCATCCCGAGCTTTGCGCCTGAGCTGTTGCAAACCGTGCGCGCTGGCGACCCGATGAAAGCCAAGCATTTGGAAAAAGCCTTGATGCAATTTGCCGAAGAGGGGGCGGCGAAAGTGTTCAAACCCGCCATCGGCTCGGGCTTTATCGTCGGTGTGGTCGGAGCCTTGCAGTTTGAGGTTTTGGCCAGCCGCATCGAGTTGGAATACGGGCTTCCCGTGCGCTTTGATGCGTCACAATTCACCTCGGCGCGTTGGGTCACCGGGCCAAAGGCGGAGATGGACAAATTCATCAACACCAACAAGCAACACATCTCTTATGACCATGATGGCGACCCGGTGTTCTTAACGCGTCTGCAATGGGACATCGACCGGATCGTGCGCGATTACCCCACGCTGACCCTGTCCGCGACCAAGGAAATGATGGTCTGACGGCTGTTTAAAATTATACAAATCGAACTAAAAAGACTGACCACAGTGATGCGGTCAGTCTTTTCTTTTCATAATCGAACATTCTTCTGCAAAGCCTGCTTTATGCGATCGTCAGGTCCATACTGATCTCACAGTCCAGAACCTTGGACACCGGACAGCCGGTTTCAGCCGCCTTTGCCGCCTCTTCGATCAGAGCCTTGTCACCCTCAGCTCGAATGGAGACCGTCAAATGAGCCTTCACAATCTTCGGCCCCCCCTCCATCGACAGATGAATAGTGGAGGTGGTTTCGATCTGATCGGCGATAAGGCCGCGTTCCGCCAATTGCCCCGACAGCGCCATCGAGAAACAGCCCGCATGCGCCGCGCCGATCAACTCTTCGGGGTTGGTGCCTGCGCCGTCCTCAAAGCGGGTGTTGAAACCATAGCGCGCATCGGAGAGCACGCCGCTTTGCGTCGACACAAGCCCCTTTCCCTCTTTCAGATCGCCACTCCATTTCGCAGATCCATGCTTTTTAATCATTGTGCATCTCCTTCTTGGTTTCCTCTGGCTCCACTGTGCCAGACACCCCAAGCGTTTCACAGGTTCAATCCGCGAGCAAATCGCAGCATTCCTTGACCTTTTCGTGATTGAAGCGTATGAGGCGTCCCACAGACGTCTCGGCAATATGGCCGAACGGGCCGCGCGGGATTTGCGGCCGAAAAAACAGCCGCAACATCGCGAAAGGCACGACTTGACCAAATTTTCCGACTTAAACCTTGCTCCCAAAGTACTCAAAGCCGTCGAGGACGCTGGTTACGAATCTCCGACCCCGATTCAGGCCGGTGCGATTCCCCCCGCCCTTGAGGGCCGAGATGTCTTGGGCATCGCCCAGACCGGGACGGGCAAAACCGCCTCTTTCGTACTCCCAATGATCACGCTGTTGAGCCGTGGCCGGGCCCGCGCCCGGATGCCGCGCTCTCTCGTGCTCTGCCCGACCCGCGAATTGGCGGCACAGGTGGCGGAAAACTTCGACACCTATACCAAATACATGAAGCTGACCAAAGCTCTGTTGATCGGTGGCGTGTCGTTCAAAGAACAAGACATCCTGATCGACAAGGGCGTCGATGTTTTGATTGCTACTCCGGGTCGGTTGCTTGATCATTTCGAACGCGGCAAATTGATCCTCTCTGACGTCAAAGTCATGGTGGTGGACGAGGCCGACCGAATGCTCGACATGGGGTTCATCCCCGACATTGAACGCATCTTTGGCCTCACCCCGTTCACGCGCCAAACCCTATTTTTCTCGGCCACAATGGCGCCGGAAATCGAGCGGATCACCAACACCTTCCTGTCGGCCCCGGCCCGCATCGAAGTGGCACGCCAGGCCAGCTCTGGCGAGAACATCGAACAGCATGTGGTGATGTTCAAAGGCTCGCGCCGCGACCGGGCCTCCTCGGAAAAGCGTCAACTTTTGCGCACGCTGATCGACCTTGAGGGTGAAAAACTCGACAATGCGATCGTGTTTTGCAACCGTAAAACCGATGTCGACATCGTTTCGCAATCGCTGAAAAAATATGGCTATGACGCGGCTCCGATCCATGGCGATCTGGAGCAAAGTCAGCGCAATGCAACGCTTGAGGGCTTTCGCGGTGGCAAATTGAAAATCCTCGTGGCCTCCGATGTCGCCGCGCGCGGTTTGGATGTGCCCTCCGTGACCCATGTGTTTAACTTTGACGTGCCAAGCCACGCCGAAGACTATGTCCACCGGATCGGGCGCACCGGACGTGCGGGCCGCGATGGGAAGACGATCATGCTCTGTGAGCCGCGCGACGAAAAGAATTTCGCGGATGTCGAGCGCCTCATCGGCAAAGAGATCCCGCGTTTGGACAATCCTCTGGGAACCGTTGCCGAGGCGGAGACCTCGACGCTGGACCAAGCCCCGGCAGAGGCCAAATCTGAGGACAAACCGAAACGCACCCGCTCGCGCAGCAGCAGAAGCCGCAAGGCCGACAAGCCGGAGACTGCGGCGGTTGAGGCGACAGAGGCGAAGGCCCCTGTGAGCCCCGTACAGGAGTCCCCTGAAGCCGCCGTAGAGGAAAAGCCAGCACCGCGTGCCAGAGAGCCGCGCGCGCCGCGTGAACCTCGTGAGCAACGCGAGTCTTCGCGTTCGTCGCAGGCCGCCTCTGACAGCAAATCATCTGACAACCGGGACCGCAGCAGCAATTCGCGTAGCCGTGGCCGTCGCGACGATGATAAAAAGGTTGTGGGCCTGGGCGATCACCTACCCTCTTTCATCGCCTTGAGCTTTGACGAGCGCAGTGCCAGCTAAGGCGTAAACACGGACCATGACACGATAAAAAAACCCGCGCCAAAGCGCGGGTTTTTCTTTTACGTCACAAAGCCTTTTATCCCTCGGCAAGATACCCGGCCTGCTGCGCATTCAGGTACCGAGCCGCAATCCGCGCATTGCTTTCGCAATACTCGGCGCGGATGGTGCGCGCGAGAGCGGCCCCAATGAAACGATCCGGTGCGGCGGTCATAAAGGCGCACAGATATTGCCGCCGTTCCAAAAACAGCCTCCCAAGGCGCAAGATTCTTTTCAAAATCAAACCCGTCTTGTCGCGCCTTAAAATAGGCGGCGACATCGCGGATCGCTGTGTGTCGCGGTGAAAGTCGGGCGCGCTGAAACTGTCGAAAGGCACTCTCGACCAAGGGAACTTGCGGACGGATATAATAGACAATCCGCGTATCGAACGGATCAAACAACGCCTGTAGAGCGGTCACTTTTGCCATAGGCGCGGCGCAAAGTGTTTCCGACGAGAGGATAACCGGGCGCCCGCTGGAGTGCGCCTCAATCTCTGCAACTGACGCCATCAGTGCCTGCATCTGTGGCGCATTATATGTGTCTCCTTTGAGCGGAAACAAGAGATTGTGCACCCCATCGGGGTTTCGCCCCGTCGATGGATAGAAATACCCGGCCTGCGCCCCTTCCCCCGCCAAAAGAGCGGATTGAAGGGCGGAGGTGCCGGTTTTCCCATGACCAATATGCAGGCCACAGTCTTTGACGCATGTTCAGTTGGACAGGCGAGAGATCACGATTTGGACCTCTGGCTTTTTGCCGGTCTCTTCATGGGTCGATTTGCGAATGATGCGGCGCATCTCTTCTTCGAGTTTGCTGTCATCCGAAAGCGTCTTGGGTTTGGCCCGCATCAGGAATTGGTTCACATCCTCTTCCAACACATCCACAAGTGGCGCACGCGACCGACCGACCTCAGGCAGGCCACGCACTTCGCACCAACAATCCCCCAAAGGCTCGTTGTCCTCAATGATCACTGTGGCCACGATCAACCCATTGAGCGCCATGCGAATACGGTCACGCACGATGCCATCCATTGCACCGATCTGGATCGAGCCATCAAGATAGGTCCGCCCGGTTTCGACATATTCGACCACGCGCGGCGCATTGCCCGCGAGGTCAAGACAGACGCCATTTGGCGCAATCACGGCTTTAAACCCGTTGGATTCCGCAAGTTTCGCATGTTCGCGCAGGTGACGGTGCTCGCCGTGCATCGGGATCACGACCTGCGGTTTGACAACGTCATGCAGGGTCGCCAGATCAGGGCGGTTGGCGTGGCCAGAGACGTGGAACAAACCATCCTGATCGGAGATCACGTTCACATCCATTTCAGAAAACGCGTTGACGATCCGCCCGACAGAAACCTCATTACCGGGAATGGTTTTCGACGAGAAAATCATCGTGTCCCCGGCGGCGAATTTCAGGCCAAGGTATTTGCCGCGCGACAATTGTGCGGTGGCCGCACGATGTTCGCCCTGCGACCCAGTGGTCAAGAGCATCAGGTTTTCACGCGGAATGTCGGTGGCGTTTTCCGGCGACACCGTGGCGGGGAAATCGGAAATGATCCCGGTTTCGATTGCCGCGGTGATCATCCGGCGCATCGCGCGGCCCAAAAGCACAACCGAGCGCCCCGCTTTCGCGCCCGCCACGGCCAAGGTTTTGACCCGAGCGATGTTGGAGGCAAATGTGGTGGCGGCGACCATGCCGTCAAGACCCGCAATCAGCTCTGTGAGCGGGCCGATGACTTCGGATTCGGAGCGGCCCGGATTGGGCGAAAACACATTGGTGGAATCGCAAACCATGGCTTTGACGCCGTCTTTGGACACCTCTTCCCACAGCGCACGATCAAAGGCCTCGCCCACAACAGGCGTCTCATCAAGTTTGAAATCGCCAGTGTGGATGATCCGGCCCGCAGGCGTGTCGATGACCAAGGCCGAGCTTTCGGGGATCGAATGCGAGATCGGCAGGAAGCCGACCGTAAAGGCCCCGACGGTGGTCGTGTCCGGCCATTTCGAGACGGTTTTGATTTGCAACTCATCATGACCGTGCTCTTCGAATTTCAGCCGCGCCAGGTGGGCGGTGAAGGCACGCGCATAGATCGGCGCGCCGAGACGGGGCCAAAGATGGCCCACCGCGCCGACATGATCTTCGTGCGCATGGGTGATGAAAATCGCGTCAATGCGGTCCTTGCGCTCCACCAGCCAAGCAATATCGGCAAAGATAAGATCGACACCGGGAGTGCCATCCATTGAGGGGAACGTCACGCCGAGATCGACGACAATATAGCGTTCGCTGCCCGCCGGGCCGTAGCCGTAAACATAGCAATTCATGCCGATTTCACCGGCGCCGCCTAACGGGAGGTAAAGAAGTCTATCGCTCATATGTTGCCCTGATCCTTATTATATTGGTGAATGACCACGAGGCCGCGAATGGTCAGGAATTCGTCAAATGCGTCAAAGAGTTTGTGGCCCTGATTGAACAAAGGCGCAAGGCCTCCGGTGGCGATGACTTGCATCGGGCGGGCATATTCGTCCTTGATCCGGTTGCAGGTTTCGCGCACGAGACCGACATAGCCCCAAAACACCCCAGATTGCATACAGGCGACGGTGTTGGTGCCGATCACCTTATCCGGCATGGTCACGTCCACATGCGGCAAAGCTGCGGCTTTGAGGTGCAGAGATTCAAGCGAGGTGTTGACCCCCGGAGAGATCACGCCGCCAACATAAGCCCCATCTTCGGCCACGACATCAAAGGTGGTGGCGGTGCCGAAATCAACGACAATCAGATCGCCGCCGAATGTGTCAAACGCCGCCGCAGTATTGACCAAACGATCGGGGCCGACCGTCGTTCCCTCATCCACACGCGGCATGTGGGGCAAGAGACATTCGGGTTTGCCGACCACAAGCGGACGACAGTCAAAGTAGCGATTGGCCAGAACCCGCAGATTAAACACCACCCGCGGCACGGTGGAGGAGATGATCACCTCGGTGATATTGGCTTCGATCTTTTGAAAATTCATCAAGGACGAGAGCCAGACGTAATATTGATCAGCTGTGCGTTGATGTTCGGTCGAGGTGCGCCATGTGGCGATGAAATCCGTGCCATTCCAGATGGAAAAGACAGTGTTGGTGTTGCCGGTGTCGATACAAAGAAGCATTTAAAAATAAACCTCAGCGGCGGGGATGGTGAGTTTTCCCGAGGATGTGGCAAGCACAAGATTGCCAAAGGCATCCACGGTTTCAAACGTGCCATGATGTTCTTCGCGCATGGTACGGGCGCGGATCGGTTGGCCCAAACGCGCAGCCCGCGCGAGCCATGCCGTGCGGATCGGCGCGAAACCATAGGTGACAAATTGCGCCTCCCAATGGGCGTAGGCCGGAGCGAGCAAGTCCAGGAATTCTTCGGGCGCAACCAGCGCCCCGGTTTCATCGGCCAAAGAGACCGGGGCCACGGCCCCCTCCTCAAGCTGTGCCGGAACCGGAGCTGCAACAAGGTTGACGCCAATGCCAATGGCCAAATGCGCAGGCCCGCGTTCCAAAAGGATACCCGCGACCTTGCCGCCATTGAGCAAGACGTCATTGGGCCATTTCAGTGAAAACGGATCGGTCCGCCCGGTGGCGGCGACAAACGCGTCATAGAGCGCAAGCGAGGCCACAAAGGAGCGCAGCGCCACCAGTTCTGGCCGCTCTGTTGGGAACATCAACAAGGTGGCGGCAAAATTGCCCTCAGGCATTGCCCAAGCCCGGCCCCGCCGACCATGCGCCGCCGTTTGCGAGAGGGCCAATATCCATTGCGCGAATGTGGAAGAGGCCGCGACACGCGCGGCCTCCGACATGGTGCTGTCCACCGAGGGCAGGACGCTGCGCCCTACCCCTTCGGGCCATTGGTGCAGATTATTTGACAAGGGCTTCGGCCGCGAGCGCTGCCATGCCATCGACGCCAAACATATTGACGATCCCGACCAACATGATCAGCGCGGAGAGGGTCAAAAGCGCAAAAGTCACCGGCGAAGAGACTTTGTCCAAAGGATCGGTCTCAGCGCCAAAGTACATGTAGTAGACGATGCGCAGGTAGTAGAATGCACCGATCACGGAGGCGATCACACCGAAGACAGCAAGATAGACCAAACCCGCGCCCCAAGCGGCCTGAAGCACGGCCAGTTTCCCGAAGAATCCAAGCATCGGCGGCACACCCGCGAGCGAGAACATCAGAACCAGCAAAGCCAGAGCCTTGGCCGGGGAATTGCGCCAGTACAGGTTCAGAGAGGCGATGTCAGTGACCGGCTGACCATCGCGTTCCATCGTCATGATAAAGGCGAAGGTGCCGATGTTCATCGTGACATAGATCGCCATGTAGATCAGCGCCGATTGCACGCCCTCGGCATTGCCCGCAGCCAAGCCCATGAGGGCAAAGCCCATGTGGGAGATCGACGAATAGGCCATCAGGCGTTTGATATTGGTTTGACCGATCCCGGCAATCGCACCGAGGAACATGGAAGCCACGGCGATCACCGCAAGCACCTGTTGCCAGTCGCCGGTGATGCCCCCAAAGGCGTCATGCAACACGCGGGCAAAAAGCCCCATCGCGGCCAATTTCGGCGCGGTGGCGAAAAACGCGGTGGTCGGTGTTGGCGCGCCTTCATAGACGTCCGGGGTCCACATGTGGAACGGCACGGCGGAGACTTTGAACGCCAGACCCGTCATGATGAAGACGAGGCCAAACAGCACCCCGATCGGCGCGTCAACGGAGACGACCGAGAGGATACCGGCGAAAGAGGTGGTGCCCGCAAAGCCGTAAACCAAAGACGACCCGTAGAGCAAAAGCCCGGATGAGAGCGAGCCCAGCACGAAATATTTCAAACCGGCCTCGGTCGATTTCACGCTGTCACGGCGGAAAGATGCGATGACGTACAAGGACAGCGACATCAGCTCCAAGCCCAGATAGAGCGACATCAAATCGCCGGCTGAGACCATCACCATCATGCCGATCGTGGAGAACAACACGAGGATCGGGTATTCGAACTTGGCGAAACCGCGTTTGTCGAGGAAGTCGTAGGACATCACCAGAACGGCGGCCCCGGCCAAAAGAATGCCAACCTTGCCAAAACGCGAGAAGGCATCATCAATAAACAGGCCGTGGAAGGCATCCACCGACCCGCCGCCGCCCAAACCGATGAGCAAAGCGACGACGACAAACACCGCAGCCGTCACCCAAGTGATCGCGCCTGCGAGTTTGTCCTTGCCGGTGTAGACCGCGAAGAGGAGCGCGAGCATGCCGTAAATGGCAAGCAAGATTTCCGGGAGGACGATGGAGAAATCGTTGGAGGTCATGGTCCTGATCCCTTAGTGGCTTGCCGCTTCGACGACCAGATCGGTCGGCAGAGCTGCGTGATAATTGTCGATGAGGGCGGCAACCGACGGGCTGATGATATCGGTCACCAACGAGGGGTAGACACCCAAGAGAAGGGTCATGGCGATCAGCGGCGCAAAGATCCACTTTTCACGCGCGCTCAGATCGGTGATCGCCTTGAGGCTTTCTTTGATCAGATCGCCCAAGACCACGCGGCGGTAAAGCCAAAGCGCGTAAGCGGCGGAGAAGATCACGCCCGAGGTCGCGACCAAAGCGATCCAGGTGTTGGCCTGATACATCCCGACGAGGGTGAGGAATTCCCCGACAAAGCCCGACGTGCCCGGCAAGCCGACGTTGGCCATGGTGAAGAACATGAACACCAGCGCATAGGCGGGCATCCGGTTCACCAGACCACCAAAGGCGTCGATGTCGCGGGTGTGCATCCGGTCGTAGATCACGCCAACGCAAAGGAAGAGCGCGCCGGAAACAAAGCCGTGCGAGATCATTTGGAAGATCGCACCGTCGAGGCCTTGTTGGTTCAGCGAGAAGATACCGGCCGTGACATAGCCCATATGCGCGACCGAAGAATACGCGATGAGTTTCTTCATGTCCTCTTGCACAAGGGCCACGAGCGAGGCGTAGACAATTGCGATCACCGAGAGGACCATGACGAAATCAGCCAAGTTGGCGGAGGCCACCGGGAACATCGGGATCGAGAACCGCAGGAAGCCGTAACCACCCATTTTCAAAAGGATCGCGGCCAGAACCACGGAACCCGCCGTCGGTGCCTGAACGTGGGCATCGGGCAACCAGGTGTGCACCGGCCACATCGGCATTTTCACCGCGAAAGAGGCGAAGAAGGCCAAGAAGGCAAGGGTTTGGAAGCCGCCAACGATGTTAAAGCCCAGCACCTTGATCGTCTCGGAGGAGAAATCATGGGCCAGCAACTGCACGATGTCGGTGGTGCCTGCGTCGATATACATCGCGACCATCGCCACCAACATCAGGACGGACCCCAAGAAGGTGTAGAGGAAGAATTTGAACGCCGCATAGATGCGGTTTTTGCCGCCCCAGATGCCGATGATCAGGAACATCGGGATCAGACCGCCCTCAAAGAACAGGTAGAACAGCATCAGGTCGAGCGCACAGAACACGCCGAGCATGAGCGTTTCCAACAACAGAAACGCGATCATGTATTCTTTGACGCGCAGCTTGACGTCCCACGCGGACCAGATCGCCAAAGGCATCAAAGCGGTGGTGAGCATGACGAACAGAACCGAAATCCCGTCCACGCCCATTTTGTAGTTCATCCCCATGATCCAGCTGTGTTCTTCGACCATCTGGAACCCAGTGTCCGAGGCATCAAAGCCAAAGAGAATAAAGAGCGAGATCACAAAGGTGATGACGGTCGCAAACAAGGCAAGACGTTTGGCATTGAGTTGCGCCACCGCATCATCGCCCCGCAGAAACAGCGCCAGAACAAGAGCCGCCACAGTGGGCAGGAAGGTGACAAAGGAAAGGACGTTATCCATTAGTGTGTCCCTCCGTTGATCGACATCCAGGTAATCAAGATCACAATCCCCAAGACCATGCTAAATGCATAGGTAAAGATAAAGCCCGACTGCGCCCGGCCAGCAAGGCGGGTGAAGAAGGGCACGATGCCCATGGCGACGCCGTTGATCGCACCGTCGATGGTGTCCTCGTCGCCGCGTTTCCAAAAGAACCGACCCAGCGCCAAAAGCGGACGCACGATGAGCGCGTCATAGATCTCGTCAAAATACCATTTGTTCAACAAGAACCGGTAAGCGACGGGTTGGCTGTCGGCCAGACGTTTCGGCAGGCTCGGGCTTTTGATGTAGAAGATCCAAGCGGTGATGAACCCGATGAGCATGGCGATAAAGGGCGAGATCTTGACCCAAGTCGGCGCGTGGTGCGCGTCATCAAGCACGGTGTTCTCAGGGCCCACAAAGATCGCGCCTTGCGGAGCCATCGCCATGTCGCCGTGACCGGCCTCAGCCGCAACCATCGCATCGCCATTCGCATCCGCGTGGGTCGTGGT includes:
- a CDS encoding ribonuclease J, yielding MSDRLLYLPLGGAGEIGMNCYVYGYGPAGSERYIVVDLGVTFPSMDGTPGVDLIFADIAWLVERKDRIDAIFITHAHEDHVGAVGHLWPRLGAPIYARAFTAHLARLKFEEHGHDELQIKTVSKWPDTTTVGAFTVGFLPISHSIPESSALVIDTPAGRIIHTGDFKLDETPVVGEAFDRALWEEVSKDGVKAMVCDSTNVFSPNPGRSESEVIGPLTELIAGLDGMVAATTFASNIARVKTLAVAGAKAGRSVVLLGRAMRRMITAAIETGIISDFPATVSPENATDIPRENLMLLTTGSQGEHRAATAQLSRGKYLGLKFAAGDTMIFSSKTIPGNEVSVGRIVNAFSEMDVNVISDQDGLFHVSGHANRPDLATLHDVVKPQVVIPMHGEHRHLREHAKLAESNGFKAVIAPNGVCLDLAGNAPRVVEYVETGRTYLDGSIQIGAMDGIVRDRIRMALNGLIVATVIIEDNEPLGDCWCEVRGLPEVGRSRAPLVDVLEEDVNQFLMRAKPKTLSDDSKLEEEMRRIIRKSTHEETGKKPEVQIVISRLSN
- a CDS encoding type III pantothenate kinase, producing MLLCIDTGNTNTVFSIWNGTDFIATWRTSTEHQRTADQYYVWLSSLMNFQKIEANITEVIISSTVPRVVFNLRVLANRYFDCRPLVVGKPECLLPHMPRVDEGTTVGPDRLVNTAAAFDTFGGDLIVVDFGTATTFDVVAEDGAYVGGVISPGVNTSLESLHLKAAALPHVDVTMPDKVIGTNTVACMQSGVFWGYVGLVRETCNRIKDEYARPMQVIATGGLAPLFNQGHKLFDAFDEFLTIRGLVVIHQYNKDQGNI
- a CDS encoding biotin--[acetyl-CoA-carboxylase] ligase, producing MAWQRSRPKPLSNNLHQWPEGVGRSVLPSVDSTMSEAARVAASSTFAQWILALSQTAAHGRRGRAWAMPEGNFAATLLMFPTERPELVALRSFVASLALYDAFVAATGRTDPFSLKWPNDVLLNGGKVAGILLERGPAHLAIGIGVNLVAAPVPAQLEEGAVAPVSLADETGALVAPEEFLDLLAPAYAHWEAQFVTYGFAPIRTAWLARAARLGQPIRARTMREEHHGTFETVDAFGNLVLATSSGKLTIPAAEVYF
- the nuoN gene encoding NADH-quinone oxidoreductase subunit NuoN: MTSNDFSIVLPEILLAIYGMLALLFAVYTGKDKLAGAITWVTAAVFVVVALLIGLGGGGSVDAFHGLFIDDAFSRFGKVGILLAGAAVLVMSYDFLDKRGFAKFEYPILVLFSTIGMMVMVSAGDLMSLYLGLELMSLSLYVIASFRRDSVKSTEAGLKYFVLGSLSSGLLLYGSSLVYGFAGTTSFAGILSVVSVDAPIGVLFGLVFIMTGLAFKVSAVPFHMWTPDVYEGAPTPTTAFFATAPKLAAMGLFARVLHDAFGGITGDWQQVLAVIAVASMFLGAIAGIGQTNIKRLMAYSSISHMGFALMGLAAGNAEGVQSALIYMAIYVTMNIGTFAFIMTMERDGQPVTDIASLNLYWRNSPAKALALLVLMFSLAGVPPMLGFFGKLAVLQAAWGAGLVYLAVFGVIASVIGAFYYLRIVYYMYFGAETDPLDKVSSPVTFALLTLSALIMLVGIVNMFGVDGMAALAAEALVK